Proteins encoded together in one Vitis vinifera cultivar Pinot Noir 40024 chromosome 4, ASM3070453v1 window:
- the LOC100254244 gene encoding plasma membrane ATPase 4 has translation MAADKSIGLEEIKNESVDLERIPIEEVFEQLKCSREGLTSDEGASRLQIFGPNKLEEKKESKVLKFLGFMWNPLSWVMEAAAIMAIALANGGGQPPDWQDFVGIIVLLLINSTISFIEENNAGNAAAALMAGLAPKTKVLRDGRWTEQDAAILVPGDIISIKLGDIVPADARLLEGDPLKIDQSALTGESLPVTKNPSDEVFSGSTCKQGEIDAVVIATGVHTFFGKAAHLVDSTNQVGHFQKVLTAIGNFCICSIAVGMIIEIIVMYPIQHRKYRDGIDNLLVLLIGGIPIAMPTVLSVTMAIGSHRLSQQGAITKRMTAIEEMAGMDVLCSDKTGTLTLNKLTVDRNLIEVFTKGVEKEHVILLAARASRIENQDAIDAAIVGMLADPKEARAGIREVHFLPFNPVDKRTALTYIDADGTWHRASKGAPEQILNLCNCKEDVRKKVHGVIDKFAERGLRSLAVARQEVPEKTKDAPGAPWQFVGLLSLFDPPRHDSAETIRRALNLGVNVKMITGDQLAIAKETGRRLGMGTNMYPSSSLLGQDKDASIAALPVDELIEKADGFAGVFPEHKYEIVKKLQERKHICGMTGDGVNDAPALKKADIGIAVADATDAARGASDIVLTEPGLSVIISAVLTSRAIFQRMKNYTIYAVSITIRIVFGFLFIALIWKFDFAPFMVLIIAILNDGTIMTISKDRVKPSPQPDSWKLKEIFATGIVLGGYLALMTVVFFWVMKDTDFFPEKFGVKSIRYSEHEMMAALYLQVSIVSQALIFVTRSRSWSYVERPGLLLVGAFIAAQLVATVISVYANWGFARIKGTGWGWAGVIWLYSVVTYVPLDFLKFAIRYIQSGKAWDNLLENKTAFTTKKDYGKEEREAQWAAAQRTLHGLQPPETSNIFSDKSGYRELSEIAEQAKRRAEVARLRELNTLKGHMESVVKLKGLDIDTIQHHYTV, from the exons ATGGCCGCCGATAAGAGCATCGGGCTGGAGGAGATCAAGAACGAGTCCGTGGATCTG GAGCGGATTCCTATAGAGGAAGTGTTTGAGCAGTTGAAATGTAGCAGAGAAGGTCTAACATCAGATGAAGGAGCCAGCCGGCTTCAAATTTTTGGACCAAACAAACTAGAAGAGAAAAAG GAGAGCAAAGTCCTCAAGTTTTTGGGGTTTATGTGGAATCCTCTGTCATGGGTTATGGAAGCCGCAGCTATTATGGCTATTGCCTTAGCAAATGGTGGTGGCCAGCCTCCAGATTGGCAAGACTTTGTTGGTATCATTGTTTTACTGTTGATCAACTCCACAATCagttttattgaagaaaacaaTGCTGGTAATGCAGCAGCAGCCCTAATGGCTGGCCTTGCTCCCAAGACGAAG GTTCTTAGGGATGGACGATGGACTGAGCAGGATGCAGCTATTCTTGTTCCAGGAGACATAATTAGCATTAAATTGGGTGATATTGTCCCCGCTGATGCCCGTCTTCTTGAGGGTGATCCCCTTAAGATTGATCAATCTGCTCTTACTGGAGAATCCCTCCCTGTCACCAAGAATCCTTCGGATGAAGTATTTTCTGGTTCAACTTGTAAACAGGGTGAAATAGATGCAGTTGTAATTGCGACAGGGGTTCACACCTTCTTTGGTAAGGCTGCTCATCTGGTGGACAGCACCAACCAAGTTGGGCACTTCCAGAAGGTTCTCACTGCGATTGGTAATTTCTGCATTTGCTCTATTGCTGTTGGAATGATTATCGAGATCATTGTCATGTACCCAATACAGCACCGCAAGTACAGGGATGGAATTGACAACTTGCTGGTTCTCTTGATTGGAGGAATTCCTATTGCTATGCCTACTGTTTTGTCTGTTACTATGGCTATTGGTTCCCACAGGCTCTCCCAGCAGGGTGCAATCACTAAGAGAATGACGGCCATTGAGGAAATGGCAGGCATGGATGTTCTCTGCAGTGACAAGACAGGAACACTGACCTTGAACAAGTTGACTGTTGACAGAAACCTTATTGAAGTGTTTACAAAGGGTGTGGAGAAAGAACACGTGATCCTGCTCGCAGCCAGGGCTTCTAGGATTGAAAATCAGGATGCCATTGATGCTGCCATTGTAGGAATGCTTGCGGATCCGAAAGAG GCACGGGCTGGAATCAGAGAGgttcatttccttccatttaATCCTGTAGACAAGAGGACTGCTCTAACATACATTGATGCTGATGGGACGTGGCACCGAGCTAGCAAAGGTGCCCCGGAGCAG ATACTAAACCTTTGCAACTGCAAGGAGGATGTCAGAAAGAAGGTGCATGGAGTGATCGATAAATTTGCTGAACGAGGACTTCGATCTTTAGCTGTTGCTAGACAG GAAGTACCTGAGAAAACAAAAGACGCTCCAGGAGCACCATGGCAGTTTGTTGGTTTGTTGTCTTTGTTTGATCCTCCCAGGCATGATAGTGCAGAAACCATTCGAAGAGCTCTCAACCTCGGTGTCAATGTCAAGATGATCACTG GTGACCAACTTGCCATTGCCAAGGAAACTGGACGAAGGCTTGGAATGGGGACAAACATGTATCCCTCTTCTTCATTGCTTGGCCAAGACAAGGATGCATCCATTGCAGCCCTCCCTGTGGACGAGTTGATTGAGAAGGCCGACGGATTTGCCGGAGTATTTCCTG AACACAAATATGAAATTGTAAAGAAGTTGCAAGAGAGAAAGCACATCTGTGGAATGACAGGAGATGGTGTCAATGATGCCCCCGCTCTGAAGAAGGCAGATATTGGAATTGCTGTTGCTGATGCCACTGATGCTGCCAGAGGTGCTTCTGACATTGTCCTCACTGAACCTGGGCTCAGTGTCATTATAAGCGCAGTGCTGACCAGTAGGGCTATCTTTCAAAGGATGAAGAACTACACT ATTTATGCAGTTTCTATCACCATCCGTATTGTG TTTGGTTTCTTGTTTATTGCTCTCATATGGAAGTTTGACTTTGCCCCCTTCATGGTTCTTATTATTGCCATCTTAAACGATG GAACAATCATGACAATCTCAAAGGATCGAGTGAAGCCATCACCACAGCCAGACAGCTGGAAACTGAAAGAAATCTTTGCAACTGGGATTGTGCTTGGAGGTTACTTGGCCCTAATGACTGTTGTATTCTTCTGGGTCATGAAAGATACCGACTTCTTTCCG GAAAAGTTTGGTGTAAAATCAATAAGATATAGCGAACATGAAATGATGGCAGCCTTATACCTACAAGTGAGTATTGTGAGTCAGGCCCTCATTTTCGTGACAAGGTCTCGAAGCTGGTCCTATGTTGAACGCCCTGGGCTTCTCTTAGTCGGTGCTTTCATTGCAGCTCAGCTG GTTGCAACTGTGATATCCGTGTATGCCAACTGGGGTTTCGCAAGGATTAAGGGAACCGGCTGGGGTTGGGCTGGAGTCATCTGGCTGTACAGCGTTGTTACCTATGTTCCACTTGACTTTCTGAAATTTGCCATTCGATACATTCAGAGTGGGAAAGCTTGGGATAATCTTCTGGAAAATAAG ACTGCCTTCACTACTAAGAAAGACTATGGAAAAGAAGAGAGGGAAGCACAATGGGCTGCTGCACAAAGGACATTACATGGTCTTCAACCACCTGAAACCAGCAACATTTTCTCTGACAAGAGCGGTTACAGGGAGCTTTCCGAGATTGCAGAGCAAGCCAAACGGCGGGCTGAGGTTGCTAG GCTTCGAGAGCTGAATACACTGAAGGGGCACATGGAGTCGGTGGTGAAGCTGAAAGGATTAGACATTGATACGATTCAACATCACTACACAGTTTAA
- the LOC100262813 gene encoding uncharacterized protein LOC100262813: MAYKRVQNLLHGQKYRKTMRNGGMQISTMRNSHSEEHIPFEWYDKAFPQMVKLSQLLKNVGSIDGRLVNIDDYSTVFDERIEQRMQTFKSLARAFLGSPLMQQAVKKNMASLAAGQCTLPDCFGKPNEREPMTVNSLTKVCNFLNISAQQRKEVRFTVCSQVTQHRIWVGALEEILNGLKSEMESLDHQRHPPGKGMMMGQQIVLSCLNFLADKAISYDPDSTSWMRPAPARAPESPSRKWGEVLVMFNHLLKCLRTAEKGLLLHVSKLEAMKEGLSQIKDVLVDRNIGYKEARHQESLVQKKLGKTLGHSSRCLFTLLVYYLFGSIRDIEVEVCGGVYGSEGGDRFCLYMGRILTSDEEKMVWSGVKQLDRALGLFKFVWETAKMKGVLELQGHLWCVGAEERSFKYRGNVFFVHRINI; the protein is encoded by the coding sequence ATGGCTTATAAGCGTGTGCAAAACCTTCTTCATGGCCAaaagtatcggaaaactatgCGAAATGGAGGTATGCAGATCAGTACAATGCGTAATAGCCATTCAGAAGAACATATTCCTTTTGAATGGTATGACAAGGCCTTTCCACAAATGGTAAAATTGAGTCAGCTGTTGAAAAATGTGGGTTCGATTGATGGAAGGTTAGTTAATATTGATGATTATTCAACTGTCTTCGATGAGCGTATTGAACAAAGAATGCAGACTTTCAAGTCGCTCGCTCGAGCTTTTCTTGGGTCTCCATTGATGCAGCAAGCAGTGAAGAAGAATATGGCATCACTGGCAGCTGGGCAATGCACATTGCCTGATTGTTTCGGTAAACCGAATGAAAGGGAGCCCATGACTGTGAATTCACTGACTAAAGTCTGCAACTTCTTGAACATTTCTGCTCAGCAAAGGAAGGAAGTACGTTTCACAGTATGCTCACAAGTCACACAGCATCGGATATGGGTGGGTGCGCTGGAGGAGATACTGAATGGATTGAAATCCGAGATGGAGTCTCTGGATCATCAACGTCATCCTCCAGGCAAAGGGATGATGATGGGGCAGCAAATAGTCCTGAGCTGCCTGAATTTCTTAGCTGATAAGGCCATTTCCTATGATCCTGACTCTACTTCATGGATGCGGCCTGCGCCTGCAAGAGCACCCGAATCCCCTTCTCGTAAATGGGGAGAAGTTCTGGTGATGTTCAACCACCTCCTCAAGTGTTTAAGAACTGCTGAGAAGGGACTACTTTTACATGTCTCAAAGCTGGAGGCCATGAAAGAGGGGTTGTCTCAGATCAAGGATGTGTTGGTAGATAGAAATATAGGATACAAGGAGGCTAGGCACCAAGAAAGCCTAGTGCAGAAAAAGCTCGGAAAGACACTGGGTCACTCGTCCCGGTGCTTGTTCACACTATTGGTATACTATCTCTTCGGTAGCATCAGAGACATTGAAGTAGAAGTCTGTGGTGGGGTGTATGGAAGTGAGGGTGGGGATAGGTTCTGCTTATACATGGGGAGGATTCTGACTTCAGATGAGGAGAAAATGGTGTGGAGTGGGGTGAAGCAGTTGGATAGGGCACTTGGTCTCTTCAAATTCGTATGGGAGACTGCAAAAATGAAGGGGGTTTTGGAGCTGCAAGGTCATCTATGGTGTGTAGGGGCTGAGGAGAGGTCATTTAAGTATAGGGGAAATGTGTTTTTTGTACATAGGATTAATATCTGA